In Ilumatobacter fluminis, the following proteins share a genomic window:
- a CDS encoding DUF3488 and transglutaminase-like domain-containing protein → MALTTLVRSLIAGALGLVLAVLGGTVFDAVLWQVLLVPVVVTAAVIVAARWGTIAVVVAGVASVVVTTAVVPVVSDGSVVDAFPGVWRAPKRLLSTEWPSPSDPAMIAAIALLVGSATAVAVGLATSPRWRLLPLLPIAVAGTVLLALAAPESPDVWLFVVTVVLVIAFIGSVPGQPVLSRRSLVPERTVLATVAVMAVVGIGAATAVAWDDRADPRDTDEPEVSATLLDPIEATVAIRTTEPVRELATISDRSVLARPSMPGRWRLAAFEEYDGQRWVPDIDLRPIGGRLATVPNDAEADVLDYRVQFDSDDLDLLPLPGAAVVVDRDVETDLDRVAVRFIERPGPDTVVDATAVLPPSTAEALAASVVVAPADEIAAAYTDVARTLAGDGADVERLGRLAQEMRFGWELDAAAAGFGQQLALIDRFIVETKRGTAEQFVTAFVLLARSLGYETRIAVGFDVPPDDLGAIFAIRTEHAAVWPEVLLDDGQWLPFDPVPDSQATDVDDDEPLPAQQTPAAAQPPAAEPVESDDEIEETGDDDAVSDTGWGTWATWARRVGTVSAVVLLPIVVIVGGILLLKLRRRRERLRAADPAARVRGAWANTTDSLVDAGLTIGPSWTDDRIADSSSAVVAGVPHETRRLAAMSSAVTFGTRPNEEAARLADDAARTASAIDAAIRASRTRWERLRWRLSLRSLRRATRSPVT, encoded by the coding sequence ATGGCGCTGACGACGCTGGTGCGGAGCCTCATCGCCGGAGCGCTCGGTCTCGTGCTCGCCGTGCTCGGCGGGACGGTGTTCGACGCGGTGCTGTGGCAGGTCCTGCTCGTGCCCGTCGTCGTGACGGCCGCCGTGATCGTGGCTGCCCGGTGGGGGACGATCGCCGTGGTGGTGGCCGGGGTCGCGTCCGTCGTCGTGACGACCGCGGTTGTCCCGGTGGTGTCGGACGGTTCGGTCGTCGATGCGTTCCCCGGCGTGTGGCGGGCGCCGAAGCGCCTCCTGAGCACCGAGTGGCCGAGTCCGTCCGACCCGGCCATGATCGCCGCGATCGCGCTCCTCGTCGGTAGCGCCACGGCGGTGGCGGTCGGGCTCGCGACGAGCCCACGTTGGCGCCTGCTGCCGCTGTTGCCCATCGCCGTCGCCGGCACGGTCCTGTTGGCGCTGGCGGCGCCCGAGTCGCCCGACGTCTGGTTGTTCGTGGTGACGGTCGTGCTCGTGATCGCCTTCATCGGCTCGGTGCCGGGCCAGCCCGTGCTGAGCCGCCGCTCGCTCGTGCCCGAACGCACCGTGCTCGCGACCGTGGCCGTGATGGCGGTCGTCGGCATCGGTGCTGCGACGGCCGTGGCGTGGGACGACCGGGCCGACCCGCGCGACACCGACGAACCCGAGGTGTCGGCCACACTCCTCGATCCGATCGAGGCGACGGTCGCGATCCGCACGACCGAGCCAGTGCGCGAGCTCGCGACGATCAGCGACCGCTCGGTGCTCGCCCGACCGTCGATGCCCGGCCGTTGGCGGCTCGCCGCGTTCGAGGAGTACGACGGTCAGCGATGGGTGCCCGACATCGACCTCCGTCCGATCGGCGGCCGCCTCGCCACGGTGCCGAACGACGCCGAAGCCGACGTGCTCGACTACCGGGTCCAGTTCGACTCGGACGACCTGGATCTTCTCCCGCTCCCGGGTGCGGCCGTCGTTGTCGACCGCGACGTCGAGACCGACCTCGACCGCGTCGCAGTGCGGTTCATCGAGCGCCCCGGCCCCGACACCGTGGTCGACGCCACTGCCGTGCTCCCTCCGTCGACAGCCGAGGCGCTGGCCGCAAGCGTGGTCGTGGCCCCGGCCGACGAGATCGCGGCCGCCTACACCGATGTGGCTCGCACACTGGCGGGTGACGGCGCCGACGTCGAGCGGCTCGGCCGCTTGGCGCAGGAGATGCGGTTCGGATGGGAGCTCGACGCGGCCGCCGCCGGGTTCGGTCAGCAGCTCGCGCTGATCGACCGCTTCATCGTCGAGACCAAGCGGGGGACGGCGGAGCAGTTCGTGACGGCGTTCGTGTTGCTGGCGCGCTCGCTCGGCTACGAGACACGCATCGCCGTCGGGTTCGACGTGCCGCCCGACGACCTCGGTGCGATCTTCGCCATCCGCACCGAGCACGCGGCGGTCTGGCCCGAGGTGCTCCTCGACGACGGCCAGTGGTTGCCGTTCGATCCGGTGCCCGACTCACAGGCGACCGACGTCGACGACGACGAGCCGCTCCCCGCACAGCAGACACCGGCTGCGGCGCAGCCGCCGGCGGCCGAACCGGTCGAGAGCGATGACGAGATCGAGGAGACCGGCGACGACGACGCGGTGAGTGACACGGGTTGGGGAACCTGGGCGACGTGGGCGCGCCGGGTCGGCACGGTGTCGGCGGTCGTGCTGTTGCCGATCGTGGTGATCGTCGGAGGAATCCTGCTGCTCAAGCTCCGGCGACGGCGCGAGCGGTTGCGTGCTGCCGACCCGGCCGCACGGGTGCGGGGCGCCTGGGCGAACACGACCGACTCACTGGTCGACGCCGGGCTGACCATCGGCCCGTCGTGGACCGACGACCGCATCGCCGACTCGTCGTCGGCGGTGGTGGCGGGTGTGCCGCACGAGACCCGTCGCCTGGCGGCGATGTCGTCGGCGGTCACCTTCGGGACCCGTCCGAACGAGGAGGCGGCCCGGCTCGCCGACGATGCCGCACGCACGGCCTCGGCGATCGATGCCGCCATCCGTGCGTCGCGCACCCGGTGGGAACGGCTCCGCTGGCGCCTGAGTCTGCGTTCGCTCCGCCGCGCCACCCGCAGCCCCGTCACCTGA
- the yihA gene encoding ribosome biogenesis GTP-binding protein YihA/YsxC, translating to MPGPPLKLRFVSSATRTHQLPDTPAEVAFVGRSNVGKSSLINALANQKQLARVSNTPGRTQLINVFEVVGGGGSGGGTLVDLPGYGYAKVPGHVRKDWGPMIEGYLLEREGLETVFVLVDGLIGPTPLDVQMLDWLADNEVPHTIVATKMDKVKSSKRRTRKKELAEGCRLEVGDIVWVSSAKDVNIDQLRDLVRSHLS from the coding sequence ATGCCAGGCCCGCCGCTGAAGCTCCGATTCGTCTCGTCGGCGACCCGCACCCACCAACTGCCCGACACACCCGCCGAGGTGGCCTTCGTCGGCCGGTCGAACGTCGGCAAGTCGTCGCTGATCAACGCACTCGCGAACCAGAAGCAACTGGCCCGCGTGTCGAACACGCCCGGCCGCACCCAGCTGATCAACGTGTTCGAGGTGGTCGGCGGCGGTGGCAGTGGCGGCGGCACCCTCGTCGACCTGCCGGGCTACGGCTACGCCAAGGTGCCCGGACACGTGCGGAAGGACTGGGGCCCGATGATCGAGGGCTACCTGCTCGAACGAGAGGGCCTCGAAACCGTGTTCGTGCTGGTCGACGGCCTGATCGGGCCGACACCGCTCGACGTGCAGATGCTCGACTGGCTCGCCGACAACGAGGTGCCCCACACCATCGTCGCCACGAAGATGGACAAGGTGAAGTCGTCGAAACGGCGCACCCGCAAAAAGGAGCTGGCCGAAGGCTGCCGGCTCGAGGTCGGCGACATCGTCTGGGTCAGTTCCGCGAAAGACGTCAACATCGACCAACTCCGCGACCTCGTCCGCTCCCACCTGAGCTGA
- a CDS encoding ATP-binding cassette domain-containing protein has product MTLHATPDLAIDARGLVKQFGDTKALDGVDLQVPRGAIYGLLGPNGAGKTTTVRVLTTLLRPDSGVALVDGVDAVNDPNGVRRRIGLTGQYAAVEERLTARENMSYIGRLFHMTKAEAAARGDELLERFDLSDAADRVVNGFSGGMRRRLDIAMSLIAKPSVLFLDEPTTGLDPRSRLAMWELIEELEADGTTVLLTTQYLDEADRLAERIIVIDHGQVIANGTADELKDRIGGDRLRVSIARVENREAALSTLRPLCTGEVEVSGEGRTFTAPIHAGDRVVPGVIRALDDAGVDVLDVEVHRPTLDDVFLTLTGRTTSDENEEVSA; this is encoded by the coding sequence ATGACCCTCCACGCAACACCGGATCTTGCGATCGACGCGCGTGGCCTCGTGAAGCAGTTCGGCGACACGAAGGCCCTCGACGGCGTCGACCTCCAGGTGCCGCGCGGCGCCATCTACGGCTTGCTCGGCCCCAACGGCGCCGGCAAGACCACGACCGTGCGCGTGCTCACCACCCTCCTCCGCCCCGATTCGGGTGTTGCGCTCGTCGACGGTGTCGATGCGGTGAACGACCCCAACGGGGTGCGACGTCGCATCGGCCTCACCGGCCAGTACGCGGCGGTCGAGGAGCGTCTCACCGCTCGCGAGAACATGTCGTACATCGGCCGCCTGTTCCACATGACGAAGGCCGAAGCCGCCGCCCGGGGCGATGAACTGCTCGAACGGTTCGACCTGAGCGACGCCGCCGACCGGGTCGTCAACGGCTTCTCCGGTGGCATGCGCCGCCGGCTCGACATCGCGATGAGCCTGATCGCCAAGCCCTCGGTGCTGTTCCTCGACGAGCCCACCACCGGCCTCGACCCGCGCAGCCGGCTCGCGATGTGGGAGCTGATCGAAGAGCTGGAGGCCGACGGCACCACCGTGCTGCTCACCACCCAGTACCTCGACGAGGCCGACCGCCTCGCCGAGCGGATCATCGTGATCGACCACGGCCAGGTCATCGCCAACGGCACCGCCGACGAGCTCAAGGACCGGATCGGCGGCGATCGTCTGCGGGTCAGCATCGCCAGGGTCGAGAACCGCGAGGCGGCGCTCAGCACGCTGCGGCCGCTGTGCACCGGCGAGGTCGAGGTGTCGGGCGAGGGCCGCACGTTCACCGCCCCCATCCACGCCGGCGACCGGGTCGTGCCCGGAGTGATCCGTGCGCTCGACGACGCCGGCGTCGACGTGCTCGACGTCGAGGTCCACCGACCCACGCTCGACGACGTGTTCCTCACCCTCACCGGGCGAACGACCAGCGACGAGAACGAGGAGGTGTCGGCATGA
- the tadA gene encoding tRNA adenosine(34) deaminase TadA, translating into MEPDVAMQLALDEARAAAEHGDVPVGAVVLLNGVVIAARHNERELTGDPTAHAEILAMRDAAAHIGHWRLLDCTLVVTLEPCTMCAGAMVNARLGHLVYGATDPKAGASGSVFDITNTTELNHRVPVESGILADECGRILKEFFAARR; encoded by the coding sequence ATGGAACCCGACGTGGCGATGCAGCTCGCGCTCGACGAGGCGCGGGCGGCCGCGGAGCACGGCGACGTGCCGGTCGGCGCGGTGGTGCTGCTGAACGGAGTCGTGATCGCCGCTCGCCACAACGAACGCGAACTCACCGGCGACCCCACCGCCCACGCCGAGATCCTCGCCATGCGCGACGCGGCGGCCCACATCGGTCACTGGCGGCTCCTCGACTGCACCCTCGTCGTCACCCTCGAACCGTGCACGATGTGCGCCGGGGCGATGGTCAACGCCCGCCTCGGACACCTCGTCTACGGGGCGACCGACCCGAAAGCCGGTGCGTCCGGCAGCGTGTTCGACATCACCAACACGACCGAGCTGAACCATCGCGTGCCGGTCGAATCGGGCATCCTCGCCGACGAATGCGGCCGGATCCTGAAGGAGTTCTTCGCCGCCCGGCGATGA
- a CDS encoding riboflavin kinase, with the protein MSASRHPSLGDPMPTREPVVVLGEFDGFHLGHRHLLEAAARVARLAERPLVAVVFDVGRDRVLHDQAERSRALLRYGVSQIRVLAVPLDSVDATDVADSIVAGLDPALVVMACAPDGIADAYPDVRAEFRTRGVDVVEVDRVVDHAGPVTAERVRTAVETGDIAAVIELTGEPYPITGIVQRGQQLGRTIGFPTANLEPPADRVIPAKGVYAAHVRHDGVDYLAAVNVGVRPTVDASDRLVIEAHLLDVDIDLYDQRIAVSLTHRVRDEHRFESLDALTEQLARDVDTVRHLNP; encoded by the coding sequence ATGAGCGCCTCACGACACCCCTCCCTCGGCGATCCGATGCCGACGCGCGAGCCCGTCGTCGTGCTCGGCGAGTTCGACGGGTTCCACCTCGGCCACCGCCACCTCCTCGAGGCAGCGGCACGCGTCGCCCGCCTCGCCGAACGCCCACTCGTCGCCGTCGTGTTCGACGTCGGCCGCGACCGGGTGCTGCACGACCAAGCCGAGCGCTCGCGTGCCCTGCTCCGATACGGCGTGTCCCAGATCCGGGTGCTCGCCGTGCCGCTCGACTCCGTCGACGCAACCGACGTCGCCGACTCGATCGTCGCCGGCCTCGACCCGGCGCTCGTCGTCATGGCCTGTGCGCCCGACGGCATCGCCGACGCGTACCCCGACGTCCGTGCCGAGTTCCGCACGCGCGGCGTCGACGTCGTGGAGGTCGACCGGGTCGTCGACCACGCCGGGCCGGTCACCGCCGAACGGGTCCGGACCGCGGTCGAGACCGGCGACATCGCTGCCGTGATCGAACTGACCGGCGAGCCGTACCCCATCACCGGCATCGTGCAGCGTGGTCAGCAGCTCGGCCGCACGATCGGGTTCCCGACCGCCAACCTCGAACCGCCCGCCGACCGGGTCATCCCGGCCAAGGGCGTGTACGCCGCGCACGTGCGGCACGACGGTGTCGACTATCTGGCGGCGGTGAACGTCGGGGTCCGTCCGACCGTCGACGCGTCCGACCGGCTCGTGATCGAAGCCCACCTGCTCGACGTCGACATCGATCTGTACGACCAGCGCATCGCCGTGTCGCTCACCCACCGGGTCCGCGACGAGCACCGGTTCGAGAGCCTCGACGCCCTCACCGAACAGCTCGCCCGCGACGTCGACACCGTCCGCCACCTCAACCCCTGA
- a CDS encoding HalD/BesD family halogenase — MSTLARFADPESDRLDGIVDLERYPIERPGSPEWCAVVADARVSIEADGCLSLPGFLDADALTDAHAEVASLAGKAVRREAWSSVYARIELEGDMAPDDPRRVEVRRCLGHVTRDQIAPDTVVARLYASPVFKAFVAGCLGLERVYEYADPLAGLIVTVVPDGGELSWHYDTNEFVVSLMTQQPDDGGLFEFCPDLRKPSDENIDGLGRVLRGEADELVHTRALRPGDLQIFRGRYSLHRVTPVRGEQERHVVCLGYADRPGVIGPVDRTRAVYGRVTEAHLLAEGRATTAAPDGLVL; from the coding sequence TTGTCCACCCTCGCCCGCTTCGCCGACCCCGAATCCGACCGACTCGACGGGATCGTCGACCTCGAGCGCTACCCGATCGAACGTCCCGGCTCCCCCGAGTGGTGCGCCGTCGTCGCCGATGCTCGGGTGTCGATCGAGGCCGACGGCTGCCTCAGCCTGCCCGGCTTCCTCGACGCCGATGCACTCACGGATGCGCACGCCGAGGTGGCGTCGCTGGCCGGCAAGGCCGTTCGTCGAGAGGCGTGGTCGAGCGTCTACGCCCGCATCGAGCTGGAGGGCGACATGGCTCCCGACGACCCTCGACGGGTCGAGGTGCGCCGCTGCCTCGGCCACGTCACCCGCGACCAGATCGCTCCCGACACGGTGGTGGCTCGGCTCTACGCCTCGCCGGTGTTCAAGGCGTTCGTCGCCGGCTGCCTCGGGCTCGAGCGTGTGTACGAGTACGCCGACCCGTTGGCCGGCCTGATCGTCACGGTCGTGCCCGACGGTGGTGAGCTGTCGTGGCACTACGACACGAACGAGTTCGTCGTCTCGCTGATGACGCAGCAGCCCGACGATGGCGGCCTGTTCGAGTTCTGTCCCGACCTGCGCAAGCCGTCGGACGAGAACATCGACGGGCTCGGCCGTGTGCTGCGCGGCGAGGCCGACGAGCTGGTGCACACCCGTGCGCTCCGGCCCGGCGATCTGCAGATCTTCCGTGGCCGTTACTCGCTGCACCGCGTGACGCCGGTACGCGGCGAGCAGGAGCGGCACGTCGTCTGCCTCGGCTACGCCGACCGCCCCGGCGTGATCGGCCCGGTCGACCGGACCCGTGCGGTCTACGGCCGTGTCACCGAGGCGCATCTCCTCGCCGAGGGTCGGGCCACGACTGCCGCACCCGACGGGCTGGTGCTCTGA
- a CDS encoding class I adenylate-forming enzyme family protein, translating to MFDHFDAAWKELTAEGSGFAVSEIDVRGVPTRIFPSAPPHMRAIWDIAQLHGDKTYIVFEDERYTYAEIGAQVRSLANHLRDVHGVGSGDRVAIAMRNYPEWVVSYWAIACLGAAAVGMNAWWTGPEMAYGLGDSKPKVLIADDERVERVLPELDALRAEAPLHIMSVRSDRELPDDSSRWADVVKPDEAPATLPDADIDPDDDVTIFYTSGTTGFPKGAQLTHRGSVHNIMNIVFMTMVAGAAEAKAVEAGELPAPEPAPADADPAAPPVFLAPTPLFHVTANNCLLQPCTMAGGAIVFMYKWDAGRAIELIEREKVTNFSGVPTMSREMLMHEDWSLRDTSSLKSMGGGGAAIQPDLVDKIDKSLKGGVPSTGYGLTETHGIVTANSAKLYTAKPASCGRIVPTLEGRLEDEAGNVLEPGPNVVGELCVRGAIVIKGYLNRPDATADSIRDGWFHTGDIARIDEDGFVFIVDRAKDMVIRGGENVYCTEVEAAIYEHPAVAEAAVFGKPDDRLGEEVVAAVVTRPGESLDQDELSAFLAERLAKFKIPSTVWFRDEPLPRNANGKFVKRDLKDELLGTA from the coding sequence GTGTTCGACCATTTCGATGCCGCCTGGAAAGAACTGACCGCCGAGGGGTCGGGATTCGCCGTCTCCGAGATCGACGTGCGAGGTGTCCCCACCCGCATCTTCCCCAGTGCCCCGCCCCACATGCGGGCGATCTGGGACATCGCCCAACTCCACGGCGACAAGACCTACATCGTGTTCGAGGACGAGCGCTACACCTACGCCGAGATCGGCGCCCAGGTCCGCTCGCTCGCCAACCACCTGCGTGACGTGCACGGCGTCGGCAGCGGCGACCGGGTCGCGATCGCGATGCGCAACTACCCCGAATGGGTCGTCTCCTACTGGGCGATCGCCTGCCTCGGCGCTGCCGCCGTCGGCATGAACGCCTGGTGGACCGGCCCCGAAATGGCCTACGGCCTCGGTGACTCGAAGCCGAAGGTGCTCATCGCCGACGACGAGCGCGTCGAGCGCGTGCTCCCCGAACTCGACGCCCTCCGCGCCGAAGCGCCGCTCCACATCATGTCGGTCCGCAGCGACCGCGAACTTCCCGACGACTCGAGCCGCTGGGCCGACGTCGTCAAGCCCGACGAGGCGCCCGCCACCCTGCCCGACGCCGACATCGACCCCGACGACGACGTCACCATCTTCTACACCTCGGGCACCACCGGGTTCCCGAAGGGCGCCCAGCTGACGCATCGTGGTTCGGTCCACAACATCATGAACATCGTCTTCATGACCATGGTCGCCGGTGCCGCCGAGGCGAAGGCCGTCGAAGCCGGCGAACTGCCCGCACCCGAGCCCGCCCCGGCCGACGCCGACCCCGCCGCTCCGCCGGTGTTCCTGGCGCCCACCCCGCTGTTCCACGTCACGGCGAACAACTGCCTGCTCCAGCCGTGCACCATGGCGGGTGGCGCGATCGTGTTCATGTACAAGTGGGACGCCGGTCGGGCGATCGAGCTGATCGAGCGCGAGAAGGTCACCAACTTCTCGGGCGTGCCGACCATGAGTCGCGAGATGCTGATGCACGAGGACTGGTCGCTGCGCGACACCTCGTCGCTCAAGTCGATGGGTGGTGGCGGCGCCGCGATCCAGCCCGACCTGGTCGACAAGATCGACAAGTCGCTGAAGGGCGGCGTGCCCTCGACCGGGTACGGCCTCACCGAGACGCACGGCATCGTCACCGCCAACTCGGCCAAGCTCTACACCGCCAAGCCCGCCTCGTGCGGCCGCATCGTGCCGACGCTCGAAGGGCGCCTGGAAGACGAGGCCGGCAACGTCCTCGAGCCCGGCCCGAACGTGGTCGGTGAACTGTGCGTTCGGGGCGCGATCGTCATCAAGGGCTACCTGAACCGTCCCGACGCGACGGCCGACTCGATCCGCGACGGCTGGTTCCACACCGGCGACATCGCCCGCATCGACGAGGACGGATTCGTCTTCATCGTCGACCGCGCCAAGGACATGGTGATCCGCGGTGGCGAGAACGTCTACTGCACCGAGGTCGAGGCCGCCATCTACGAGCATCCGGCCGTTGCCGAGGCCGCCGTGTTCGGCAAGCCCGACGATCGCCTCGGTGAAGAGGTCGTCGCTGCGGTCGTGACCCGGCCGGGTGAGTCGCTCGACCAGGACGAGCTCAGCGCCTTCCTCGCCGAACGCCTCGCCAAGTTCAAGATCCCCTCGACGGTCTGGTTCCGCGACGAACCCCTCCCCCGCAACGCCAACGGCAAGTTCGTCAAGCGAGACCTCAAAGACGAACTCCTCGGCACCGCCTGA
- a CDS encoding LysR family transcriptional regulator, which produces MHPRLELHHFATVQAIVDAGSLTAAADHLSVSQSAVSHRLAEAERRIGQPLFERRPARGLQPTPAGLRLYQSAARALPDLLRAERDVIRAAGAAAEVVRIGVGSYDCYHWLPGYHRRLVETLPDVLLELVVVGDAPGARLLDGDVDVVLAPGSPSGPVVTRPLFTDELVLLTAPDHALADRGWVEPEALADETYLTYGRTPSPGFEYDRFVRPSGVVPSSVLVIEDTGAIVEMVAAGLGVSILSRWATRPSIEEGKVAAIPCGHRGLELAWNAVLRESTPDHAPEARVATDLATWLAHDT; this is translated from the coding sequence GTGCACCCGAGGCTCGAGCTCCACCACTTCGCGACCGTGCAGGCGATCGTCGACGCCGGCTCGCTCACCGCCGCCGCCGACCACCTCTCGGTCAGCCAGTCGGCCGTGAGCCACCGCCTCGCCGAAGCGGAACGAAGGATCGGTCAACCACTCTTTGAACGACGCCCGGCACGCGGCCTCCAGCCCACGCCCGCCGGATTGCGGCTCTACCAGTCGGCCGCCCGAGCCCTCCCCGACCTGCTCCGCGCCGAGCGCGACGTCATCCGCGCCGCCGGCGCTGCCGCCGAGGTCGTCCGGATCGGCGTCGGCTCGTACGACTGCTACCACTGGCTGCCCGGCTACCACCGACGACTCGTCGAGACGCTGCCGGACGTGTTGCTCGAACTGGTCGTCGTCGGCGACGCGCCCGGTGCCCGACTCCTCGACGGCGACGTCGACGTCGTGCTCGCACCCGGCAGCCCGTCCGGGCCGGTTGTGACCCGGCCGCTGTTCACCGACGAGCTCGTGCTGCTCACCGCGCCCGACCACGCCCTGGCCGACCGGGGATGGGTCGAGCCGGAGGCGCTCGCCGACGAGACGTACCTCACGTACGGCCGGACACCGTCGCCGGGCTTCGAGTACGACCGGTTCGTGCGCCCGTCGGGCGTCGTGCCGAGTTCGGTGCTGGTGATCGAGGACACGGGCGCCATCGTCGAGATGGTGGCGGCCGGGCTCGGCGTGTCGATCCTCAGCCGGTGGGCGACGCGCCCGTCGATCGAGGAGGGCAAGGTCGCCGCCATCCCGTGCGGCCACCGCGGCCTCGAACTCGCGTGGAACGCGGTCCTGCGCGAGTCGACCCCCGACCACGCCCCCGAAGCCCGGGTCGCCACCGACCTCGCCACCTGGCTCGCCCACGACACCTGA
- a CDS encoding aquaporin: protein MLDDDMKKYAAEAIGTMVLMLIGPGTAIFAIEAVGAPGIALAFGFALTIMAYTIGNISGCHINPAVTLSFLLAKKIDNKTAGFYMGAQVVGAIVGGLLLYIATEGGDLDATGVFASNGWGDTLGTPFGLGSVIVVEILFTAILTFVVLGTTGEGYPVGFGGLVAGIALAGIHMATIPVDNTSVNPARSIGAALFAGTDHIQQVWAFVVFPLIGGALGWAAHAFLNGNKVPPPS from the coding sequence ATGCTCGACGACGACATGAAGAAGTACGCCGCTGAGGCGATCGGCACCATGGTGCTGATGCTGATCGGTCCAGGTACGGCGATCTTCGCGATCGAGGCGGTCGGCGCACCCGGCATCGCGCTGGCGTTCGGCTTCGCACTGACGATCATGGCGTACACGATCGGCAACATCTCGGGCTGTCACATCAACCCGGCGGTCACCCTGTCGTTCCTGCTCGCCAAGAAGATCGACAACAAGACGGCCGGCTTCTACATGGGCGCCCAGGTGGTCGGTGCGATCGTCGGCGGTCTCCTGCTCTACATCGCGACCGAAGGCGGCGACCTCGACGCCACCGGAGTGTTCGCCTCGAACGGTTGGGGCGACACACTCGGCACACCGTTCGGCCTCGGCTCGGTCATCGTGGTCGAGATCCTGTTCACGGCGATCCTCACCTTCGTCGTCCTCGGCACGACCGGTGAGGGTTACCCGGTGGGCTTCGGCGGCCTGGTCGCCGGTATCGCGCTGGCCGGTATCCACATGGCGACGATCCCGGTCGACAACACCTCGGTGAACCCGGCCCGTTCGATCGGCGCCGCTCTCTTCGCCGGCACCGATCACATCCAGCAGGTCTGGGCGTTCGTCGTCTTCCCGCTGATCGGCGGCGCCCTCGGCTGGGCCGCCCACGCCTTCCTCAACGGCAACAAGGTCCCGCCCCCCTCCTGA
- a CDS encoding ABC transporter permease → MSRVRWAVHDSWVEAERHLRIIPRNIELLIFATIQPIMFIVLFVYVFGGAIQAPGFSNYDQFLIPGIFAQSVVFGSAFTGVGIAEDLSKGLVDRLRSLPMARSAVLVGRTLSDLVRNLFTFFVMLLIAFWPIGFRFEGTLVEAALATLLLLLFSYSLSWVQALMGLSVGSVEAANSAGFIWMFPLTFVSSAFVPPETMPDWLEPIANANPFTIVTNAARALYNGLPVGNDAIYSLLWSFGITAVFATLAIRKFNTSTVA, encoded by the coding sequence ATGAGCCGCGTCCGTTGGGCCGTCCACGATTCGTGGGTCGAAGCCGAGCGCCATCTGCGCATCATCCCCCGCAACATCGAGCTGCTGATCTTCGCCACGATCCAGCCGATCATGTTCATCGTCTTGTTCGTGTACGTGTTCGGCGGCGCGATCCAGGCACCGGGTTTCTCGAACTACGACCAGTTCCTGATCCCCGGCATCTTCGCCCAGTCGGTCGTGTTCGGCTCGGCCTTCACGGGTGTCGGCATCGCCGAAGACCTCTCGAAGGGGCTCGTCGACCGGCTGCGCTCGCTGCCGATGGCACGGTCGGCCGTGCTCGTCGGCCGCACGCTCAGCGACCTGGTGCGCAACCTGTTCACGTTCTTCGTGATGCTGCTGATCGCGTTCTGGCCGATCGGGTTCCGTTTCGAGGGCACGCTGGTCGAGGCGGCGCTCGCCACCCTGTTGCTGCTCCTGTTCAGCTACTCGCTGAGCTGGGTGCAGGCGCTGATGGGGTTGTCGGTCGGGTCGGTCGAGGCGGCGAACTCCGCCGGCTTCATCTGGATGTTCCCGCTGACGTTCGTGTCGTCGGCGTTCGTGCCGCCCGAGACGATGCCCGACTGGCTCGAGCCGATCGCGAACGCCAACCCGTTCACGATCGTGACCAACGCGGCCCGTGCGCTGTACAACGGCCTGCCGGTCGGCAACGACGCGATCTACTCGCTGCTGTGGTCGTTCGGCATCACCGCGGTCTTCGCCACCCTCGCCATCCGCAAGTTCAACACGAGCACCGTCGCCTGA